The DNA sequence AAAATTATAGACAATAGCGATGAATATTATATTTCTCATTACAAGCTTGCATACAGCTACGGCTTGCTGGAAAATTGGACAAAAGCAATGGAATATTATTTAAAAGCTTTTAGCCTACGACCAACTCGTATCGAGCCACTGATTCAAATCGCATACCATTACATACATGTTGGCGACTATTCAATTGCATACTTATTTGCAAAGCATGCCACAACAATAAAACAGCCCGAACAAGAAATTGTTTTTGTCGAAACAATATTTTATGACATAGTGCGATATGAGCTTTTAGCCTTTGCTGCATGGAATATAAGGGAATATGAAGTTGGACACGAGGCAACGCAGCACGCATTAAAATATTTTGATAATCGCGCCACAGATTCATTAATTTTAGTAGAAAAAAAAGAACAACTTTTAAAAAACTTATCTATTTTTCAACAAATGATTATAGATAAACAATAGGAAAACAAAATGGAGTCTGATCACGCAAGAAAAAGCACATTGAGCAATCTATGTCTTTATCGCTATCTAGCTGCGTCACTATTTATAGTTTTACATATTGCAACAAATGCAAGCAATGGTCTCATAAATATTGATAAAAAAAATGTACCACATTCTTTTGTTCCTTTTGATGAAGAAACAGATAACTTCGTTAAAAACATATTTGCCAGCTGGGAAAGAGAAACTTTTGAAGTTTTCGACAAAGTAAAAGATCCTAATGGGGTAGCTATTGATCTTGGTGCATGGATTGGAACGACCGCAATATGGTTATCTAAAAATTTTGGGCACGTTATTGCTGTGGACGCAGATCGTACTTCTTTGCAATGCCTGAAAAACAATTTAAGCGCATCGCAATGTTCAAACGTTACTATTTGTGAAAAACCAGTAAAGCAAACAAGCGATCATGTTGTTTTTGGGCCAAGAGAAAACGCTCTTAATCTATCTACTTCACATGTAAAAAAGGAATCAGACAATATAAATGATTACAGCATTCAAGCCACAACTTTTAAACAATTAATATATGATTTTGTATATGAAAACGATGCAATAGAAAATAAAAAAATATCATTTATTAAGTGCGACATTGAAGGCGGCGAAGAGAGCATTCTCGAAGACCTGCTGCATTTTGCTTATAACAATAAAGCAAAGGCGTATATTTCATTTCATTTAGATTGGTGGGAAAATAAAAACATTGCCGAATTCGAATATTTATTTAAATTTTTTAAAACAAGCTGCCCAAGTCTTAACATTGCTGACTATATTAAAAAAAATCCTTTCACTTCTATCCTCTTTGAGCCGTTGAGCGATGCGGGAACTTTAATAAAAAAGAATATGCCAATTGTAATTATTGGATATAATCAACTTACCTATATTAAGCATATGGTTTCTCAATTAGAAAAATACACGACCGATATAATCATTATAGACAACAATAGCAGCTACGAGCCATTGTTAAATTACTATGCAAATGATTTCAAGTACACACTTCTAAGGCAAAAAATTAATCATGGACATCGCATTATTGCAAATCGATTTATACAAAGTGTAATTGGTGATATTCATATAATGACAGATCCAGACTTAAAATTTAACATTAATCTACCCAATGATTTTATTAATATTTTGGTGGCCCTATCAAATCACTTTAAGGCTCATAAAGT is a window from the Candidatus Dependentiae bacterium genome containing:
- a CDS encoding FkbM family methyltransferase encodes the protein MESDHARKSTLSNLCLYRYLAASLFIVLHIATNASNGLINIDKKNVPHSFVPFDEETDNFVKNIFASWERETFEVFDKVKDPNGVAIDLGAWIGTTAIWLSKNFGHVIAVDADRTSLQCLKNNLSASQCSNVTICEKPVKQTSDHVVFGPRENALNLSTSHVKKESDNINDYSIQATTFKQLIYDFVYENDAIENKKISFIKCDIEGGEESILEDLLHFAYNNKAKAYISFHLDWWENKNIAEFEYLFKFFKTSCPSLNIADYIKKNPFTSILFEPLSDAGTLIKKNMPIVIIGYNQLTYIKHMVSQLEKYTTDIIIIDNNSSYEPLLNYYANDFKYTLLRQKINHGHRIIANRFIQSVIGDIHIMTDPDLKFNINLPNDFINILVALSNHFKAHKVGFALHINSDQIRTDVFCNGCTIKKWESQFWKTRLIYPLNYSLELYKAPIDTTFCLVNHKFYLGYNIRVAGNYTCLHLPWLKDFQNHMPSEEYEAYLKNNISSTWIK